The Spirochaetota bacterium genomic sequence TCCGGAAATAAACTCATCTGTGTTAGATAAAAGTTTGCCACTTGACACTGAGTCATACACATACTTGCCTGTATTTAAATATATCTCTTTAATGGAATGTTCCAACTTTTTTATCTCCATTGTAATTCGTGCTATTTGAGCCAGTTCTTCGGTTTTATCTAAAAATCGTTCGCTGAAATTGAGCAATGATTCGCCAGCATCTTTAAGAAATCCCATGTTTACCCTCGGATATTAAAGATAATAAAGTTTAAATATAAATAAATATTAAAATAAAGTCAATATCTTTTAAAATGCAATTGATTCTCCAATGTAAATGCTTATACGGTGTGTATAGTGGTGTACTATGGGGTCAGAGCCAGAAGAAACCGTATAGAATCTAAAACCACGAATATCGCCTATCCCCAACTGATACGATACTCCAATGGTTGTCCACATGCTTTTTGCTTTTATTGTATCGTTTTGTAAGGGATTTAAATCATTGCCAAACGAAAAGCTTAATGTTGCTCCATAGTAGTCATTTTTTTCATCATTTTCGGAAGTCTGTGTTACTGTATTTTTTTGGCTGAAGTCAGTAAAAAAGCCGGTTCTTACTATTACATCATCATGTATATATATTTCCAAACCAACTTTGCCATTTAAGACTTTTTTTGGATAATCTGGATTTGTATAGTGCATGATCCCTTCACATGTAAATGACCATTTACCTTCACGTGTGTATCCATAACCCAGTGAGATATATGCAGGAACTATCTTAAAGCGAAAATTATCTTCTACTGTTGTACTTTCAGAACTGTTGGAAGGAAAGATGGGGCCAACCTGTTGAGTTGTCATCTTTTCTTTTCTTGATGCGTATACTCTGTATACAGGCGAACGGTAGTATGCACCAAGATGATGATGGGGAGTCAACAAATATTGCATACCAACACCACCAAATGAAGTCATTGCAGTTAGCTCATTATCAATAATCATTGCAATTTCACTTTGATTAGTTCCACCGGGGTCAAGATATGCAGAAATATTTGCCCCACCTTTGCCTTGAAAATACCCTAATGCTGCTGTTAATCCTGCATTGAGATTATTGCTGATTTTTAAACCATATCCTGCTATGCCATAGTATGCTTTCGTGTTGATTCTATACGTAGCATTAAGATCAACATTCATGACACTACCAGTTGCTCTCCCTGCTATAGTAGCCTGAATTGCATCCTGCATTGGAACAAACAATCCGTATGCAATAACATCATTGCCTATCCAATTAACTCTGCGTGCATATGCAACGCTTGTAGGAATAACTGAAATATCAGTTTCTTTCAAGTCTAGGCTTTGATATTTGCCTGCTTGCTCTTCAATTTGCCAGTATTGTGGTGAGTTGCGTGTTAAGTAGCTATACGTATTAACCGAAAGATTTAATTTACTATCAATAATGTTGGCTAAACCTGCAGGGTTATACCATAACGCAGCTCCGTCATTAGCTAATGCACAATATGCACCACCAAGCCCGGCTGCTCTTTCGCCAATTAAATGCTGGTAATTGTTGTAGTTTTCAAGAAAACAGAAGCCATTGGAATATATAAAAATCACTACCAATGTAGCAGTAATTTTTTGTAACATTGCAAACCTCCAGAATATTTGGATGTATTTATTTTTTTACAATATAATCCCAAACGGGGTATATAAAAAGAGAAAAAGTATAAAATATAAAAATATCTTGACAAAATAAGTATGAAAAAATTATTATCAGAATAATCAGTAAATGCAGAAATATCAGAAAAACAAGAGTAATCATATGAATACATCAGAATGTTGCACTTCATCCACATGTTCAATTGAGGCGATAGTGACTGTTGATGAACGTGGACAGGTAGTATTGCCGAAAGAATTGCGAGATAAATTTGGGGTCAAAGCAGGAGATAAATTTATTGTGGCATCGTTGATGAACGATGCTTCGTTGTGTTGCATCGCCTTAATTAAAGCCGATTCTTTAAATTCAGTTATAGTTGAGCAGATAGCTCCTGTAGTAAGTGGAGTGCGAAAATAATATGTGTCAAACTGTTTGGTTACCGCTCTAATACGTAAATGCGAAGAAAATAGTCTTGGATGAGATGATAAAGCATACGGTGATGAAGAATCTATTTTTAGGTTTGAGATTCTTCGCTTTGCTCAGAATGACATATGCTTATTATTCAGAATAATACATGATTATTATTCACAATGGCATTGATAGCTGATTTAGTATGATATTTGCAATACATTTGAAATGGCAAACTAAGTTTATATTTTCAAAATGTGTTATCATCATTTTTTAGGAAAAATACTATGGAATCAAATGAAAAAATTAAAAAGATAGTAAAACAAAATTATGGCAGTATAGCATTACTAAAAACTTCCTGTTGTTCAGGGAGTAGTTGCTGTACCCCAGCTGACGTAGCAACAAAAATTGGCTATAGTGAAAATGAATTAGCTGAACTTGATTCAGCTAATTTGGGGTTGGGATGCGGCAATCCAAATGCAATAGCTACTCTTAAAGAAGGTGAGGTGGTGCTTGATCTTGGCAGTGGTGCGGGTATTGATTGTTTTCTAGCATCACGAAAAGTTGGTTCAACAGGGAAAGTTATTGGAATTGATATGACACCGGAAATGATTGCACTTGCTAAAGAGAATGCACAAAAATTAAATATTACCAATGTTGAATTTATTTTAGGTGATATAGAAGACCTGCCAGTTGAAAATGATTCGATTGATGTAATACTATCCAATTGTGTTATAAATTTGGCTCCGGACAAAGAAAAAGTATTTAATGAAGCATACAGAGTATTAAAGAATCATGGAAGGCTTGTAGTATCAGATATAGTGCTGGAAGGTACGCTTCCTAATCAAATAAAAAATTCAATTGATGCGTATGTAAGCTGCATTGCAGGTGCAATCCAAAAAGAGGAGTATATTTCATTACT encodes the following:
- a CDS encoding outer membrane protein transport protein; this translates as MLQKITATLVVIFIYSNGFCFLENYNNYQHLIGERAAGLGGAYCALANDGAALWYNPAGLANIIDSKLNLSVNTYSYLTRNSPQYWQIEEQAGKYQSLDLKETDISVIPTSVAYARRVNWIGNDVIAYGLFVPMQDAIQATIAGRATGSVMNVDLNATYRINTKAYYGIAGYGLKISNNLNAGLTAALGYFQGKGGANISAYLDPGGTNQSEIAMIIDNELTAMTSFGGVGMQYLLTPHHHLGAYYRSPVYRVYASRKEKMTTQQVGPIFPSNSSESTTVEDNFRFKIVPAYISLGYGYTREGKWSFTCEGIMHYTNPDYPKKVLNGKVGLEIYIHDDVIVRTGFFTDFSQKNTVTQTSENDEKNDYYGATLSFSFGNDLNPLQNDTIKAKSMWTTIGVSYQLGIGDIRGFRFYTVSSGSDPIVHHYTHRISIYIGESIAF
- a CDS encoding HgcAB-associated protein, which gives rise to MNTSECCTSSTCSIEAIVTVDERGQVVLPKELRDKFGVKAGDKFIVASLMNDASLCCIALIKADSLNSVIVEQIAPVVSGVRK
- the arsM gene encoding arsenite methyltransferase; translated protein: MESNEKIKKIVKQNYGSIALLKTSCCSGSSCCTPADVATKIGYSENELAELDSANLGLGCGNPNAIATLKEGEVVLDLGSGAGIDCFLASRKVGSTGKVIGIDMTPEMIALAKENAQKLNITNVEFILGDIEDLPVENDSIDVILSNCVINLAPDKEKVFNEAYRVLKNHGRLVVSDIVLEGTLPNQIKNSIDAYVSCIAGAIQKEEYISLLYKAGFTHVEIVKEYSYSTIFENEELCSHNVSNTDYAKYKDVVKSISIIAWK